The Drosophila biarmipes strain raj3 chromosome 2L, RU_DBia_V1.1, whole genome shotgun sequence genome has a window encoding:
- the LOC127010773 gene encoding serine protease inhibitor 42Dd-like: protein MKFLYLILLATSVTGRFTDDFYNHLAKDYANKNLISSPLSVDIALSMAYMGAGGNTAREMRAVLKLPADKKEVARKYKQLLTNLEGREKAAMLHLANRIYVNDRFTINPEFNQVVKDSFKAEAKAISTIEPDKAASIVNKWVSNQTRSRIKTIIEKEHIIPNVVMVLLNAIYFKGQWQYEFPANNTKQSDFRTADNKTAPVQMMSLSGAFRAGFLPDLGGRVIELPYRNSNLSMVIYLPVKVDGLPELMRKIAGLPLKLPLINVHLKLPKFKIGFSSELKDTLRTMGIRDAFSTKADFGGLVKRANPQITNVIHKAFIEVNEEGAEAAAATAVVYVPTCATCGKPTPLEFNADHPFAYVIRDSDTIYFQGHFVKPE, encoded by the exons ATGAAGTTTCTAT ATCTTATATTACTGGCCACGTCAGTGACTGGCCGATTCACTGATGATTTTTACAACCATTTGGCCAAGGATTATGCCAACAAGAATCTTATTTCCTCGCCCCTTTCCGTCGACATTGCCCTGAGTATGGCCTACATGGGAGCTGGGGGAAATACAGCCCGAGAAATGAGGGCTGTCCTGAAGTTACCCGCAGATAAAAAGGAGGTGGCTCGTAAATACAAGCAACTTCTGACCAACCTCGAGGGTCGCGAGAAGGCAGCCATGCTCCATCTGGCCAACCGCATTTACGTCAACGATCGCTTCACTATAAATCCGGAGTTTAATCAAGTGGTCAAGGACTCCTTTAAGGCCGAAGCGAAGGCTATCAGCACAATTGAACCTGATAAAGCCGCCTCGATCGTCAATAAGTGGGTGAGCAACCAGACGCGCAGCAGGATCAAAACCATTATTGAGAAAGAGCATATAATTCCGAATGTGGTAATGGTTCTGTTgaatgcaatttattttaaaggccAGTGGCAGTATGAATTCCCCGCTAATAATACCAAACAGTCCGATTTTCGAACTGCTGACAACAAAACAGCTCCTGTCCAGATGATGTCGCTATCGGGCGCGTTTAGGGCGGGATTTCTTCCCGACTTGGGTGGCAGAGTGATCGAGCTTCCATACAGGAATTCAAATCTCTCCATGGTCATCTATTTGCCGGTAAAAGTCGATGGGTTGCCAGAACTGATGAGGAAGATCGCAGGCTTGCCCCTAAAGCTTCCACTGATAAATGTGCACTTAAAGCTTCCAAAGTTTAAAATCGGATTTTCCTCAGAGCTAAAGGATACTCTTCGGACG ATGGGCATACGAGATGCATTTTCTACTAAAGCGGATTTTGGAGGTCTAGTTAAAAGGGCCAATCCCCAGATCACCAACGTCATACACAAGGCCTTCATTGAGGTTAACGAAGAAGGTGCCGAGGCAGCGGCTGCAACAG CTGTAGTATATGTCCCGACATGTGCGACTTGCGGGAAACCAACGCCCTTGGAGTTCAATGCTGATCATCCGTTTGCCTATGTCATTCGCGATAGTGACACAATTTACTTTCAGGGACACTTCGTAAAACCAGAATAG